In the Mytilus galloprovincialis chromosome 10, xbMytGall1.hap1.1, whole genome shotgun sequence genome, one interval contains:
- the LOC143047531 gene encoding myosin heavy chain, striated muscle-like translates to MASQIDPKDPDYPYLMVDRKKLLAQQTKEFDGKKMCWIPDDKEGFVKAEIQSTKGDDITVKCIDSNQDRTVKKDDLQQMNPPKYEMIEDMANMTFLNEASVLHNLRARYSNSLIYTYSGLFCIAVNPYRRLPIYTDSVVAKFKGKRKTEMPPHLFSVADNAYQSMVQDRENQSCLITGESGAGKTENTKKVIMYFAKVAASLGKKSDEESEAASKKGSLEDQIIQANPVLEAYGNAKTTRNNNSSRFGKFIRIHFGPDGKIAGADIETYLLEKSRVTFCLSAERNYHVFYQLLTPAMADNHEMMLVTPDPALYTFINQGALTVDSINDSEEMKAMDEAFDILGFSNEEKKSCYKCTASILHMGEMKFKQRGEQAEPDGTTEAEKVSFLLGVNSNDFIKCLVKPKIKVGTEVVAQSRTKDQVVNSISAMSKSLYDRVFNWLVKRVNTSLDTKAKRNYYIGVLDIAGFEIFDFNTFEQLCINYTNERLQQFFNYTMFVLEQEEYKKEGIQWEFINFGMDLQACIDLIEKPMGILSILEEQCMFPKADDKSLKEMMFGQHMGKSPNFTKPGKASKGKNGDFELHHYAGVVPYNLKGWLDKNKDPINETVVALLQQSKEHLVQTLFAAETPAEGAGGPKKKKKSSAFQTISAVHRESLNKLMKNLYATHPHFVRCIIPNELKQPGLIDASLVLNQLQCNGVLEGIRICRKGFPSRIIYAEFKQRYSILAASAVPQGFVDGKVVTEKVLLALQLDPAEYKLGGTKVFFKAGVLGNLEGMRDERLGAIISMMQAHVRAFLIRKAYKKLQDQRVGLSVIQRNIRKWLLLRNWTWWKMYAKVKPMLNIAREEEEMQKKLEEMNKMSEDLAKVEKIKKELEMKNVELLEQKNEAYLQLQSEQDNVIDLEQRVEQLIQQKAEFESQMKEMDERLLDEEDAAAELEGLKKKMEGENSELKRDIEDLETSLTKAEQDNTHKESQIKTLQGEMAQQDEKIGKMNKEKKHLEEVNKKTMEDLQKEEDKVNHLTKLKSKLEQTLDEFEDNLEREKKIRGDVEKSKRKVEQDLKATQEVVDELEGVKRELEEANRRKDGEINSLNSRIEDCEGVNAQQNRKIKDLQQIIEELEEELDAERAARAKVEKQRSELSRELDELSSQLEEQGGATQAQVDLNKKREQELIRLRREMEEMTLQNESQIAQFRKKQQESANEMADQIDQLNKLKSRLEKEKKDLKRELDDLQSQVSHSMKNRGVSDKVSKQMESQIFEMNSRVEETQRTIIEINTQKSRLQSEVSEVNRQLEDAEHVIGTLTKDKTSLTSTLEETRRSLEDETRIRQKFQSEIRNLSADNDAVREAFEEEQEAKTDLQRQLSRAKNETQQWRSKYESEGANKTDELEDAKRKLAARLAEAEQAAEVANAKASGLEKAKNRLQGELDDLLIELERSNVSSSTVEKKQRQFDRTIQEWTVKVKELQIEVDTAHNEARSYSAELFRMKAQYEESHDTIESLRRENKNLADEIREVSDQLTDGGRSSHEIEKAKRRLEMEKEELQAALEEAESSLEQEEAKVMRVQLEISTVRNDIDRRIQEKEEEFENTRRNHQRALESMQISLEAEAKGKAESHRIRKKLEQDINELEMALDTATRAKAEVEKNMKRYILQIQELHIKIESETRVRDESRESYVLTERRCNVLISEIDEVRSALEQSERARKVAEGELYEAQDRINELAAQVSSAQAQKRKVEGDMQAMSADLDELQSEIKAADDRAKRALMDTARIADELRSEQEHSAQVEKIRKSLEITIKELHIRVDESESSGVKGGKKVIAKLEQRVRDLESELDNEQRRHAETQKNMRKADRRMKELAFQCDEDRKMQERLQDMMDKLQCKVKTYKRQVEEAEEIAAINLSKYRKAQSEVEDAEERAESSEASLNKLRSKSRSSVSSSRTIKSVSISRMSPSK, encoded by the exons ATGGCGTCTCAAATCGACCCCAAGGATCCTGATTATCCATACTTAATGGTAGATAGGAAGAAGTTATTGGCGCAACAAACCAAGGAATTCGATGGCAAGAAAATGTGCTGGATTCCCGACGATAAAGAAGGATTTGTTAAGGCTGAAATTCAGTCCACTAAAGGAGATGATATTACAGTGAAATGTATCGACTCTAACCAG GACAGAACAGTTAAAAAGGATGACCTCCAACAGATGAATCCACCAAAATATGAAATGATTGAAGATATGGCCAACATGACATTCTTAAACGAAGCTTCTGTACTTCACAATCTTAGAGCTAGATATTCAAACTCACTTATTTAC ACTTACTCTGGACTCTTCTGTATTGCCGTCAATCCCTACAGGCGTCTGCCAATCTACACAGACAGCGTTGTTGCTAAATTCAAGGGCAAGAGGAAGACTGAGATGCCTCCCCATTTGTTCTCTGTGGCTGACAATGCTTACCAGTCCATGGTGCAAGATCGTGAAAACCAGTCTTGTTTGATTAC AGGTGAATCCGGTGCAGGAAAGACAGAAAACACCAAAAAAGTTATCATGTACTTCGCCAAGGTCGCTGCCTCTCTTGGAAAGAAATCTGACGAGGAATCAGAAGCAGCCTCTAAGAAG GGTTCATTAGAAGATCAGATCATTCAGGCTAACCCTGTACTTGAAGCCTACGGTAATGCCAAGACTACCAGAAATAACAATTCATCAAGATTC GGAAAGTTTATCCGAATTCACTTTGGTCCTGATGGTAAAATTGCTGGAGCTGATATTGAAACTT ATCTGCTGGAGAAGTCCCGTGTCACCTTCTGTTTATCTGCTGAGAGAAATTACCACGTGTTCTACCAGCTGTTGACACCCGCCATGGCAGACAATCATGAAATGATGTTGGTTACTCCAGATCCAGCTCTTTATACATTTATCAACCAAGGTGCTCTTACAGTAGACTCCATTAATGATAGTGAGGAAATGAAGGCTATGGAC GAAGCTTTCGACATTCTGGGCTTCTCAAACGAGGAGAAGAAGAGTTGTTACAAGTGTACCGCCTCTATCTTGCACATGGgtgaaatgaaattcaaacagagAGGGGAACAAGCTGAACCTGACGGCACCACAGAGGCTGAAAAAGTTTCATTCTTGCTAGGAGTTAATTCAAACGATTTCATTAAATGTCTTGTCAAACCAAAGATCAAGGTCGGCACAGAGGTCGTGGCCCAGTCTCGTACCAAAGATCAAGTCGTCAACTCCATCAGTGCTATGTCCAAATCTTTGTATGATCGTGTGTTCAACTGGTTAGTGAAGAGAGTCAACACAAGTCTTGATACTAAAGCTAAGAGAAACTACTATATTGGTGTACTGGATATTGCAGGTTTTGAAATCTTTGAT TTCAACACATTCGAACAATTGTGTATTAACTACACCAATGAGAGACTCCAACAGTTCTTCAACTACACCATGTTTGTACTGGAGCAGGAAGAGTATAAGAAAGAAGGAATCCAGTGGGAATTTATTAACTTTGGTATGGATTTGCAAGCCTGTATCGATCTTATTGAGAAGCCTATGGGTATCTTGTCCATCCTTGAGGAACAGTGCATGTTCCCTAAGGCTGATGACAAGTCCTTGAAAGAAATGATGTTTGGACAACACATGGGTAAATCACCCAACTTCACAAAACCAGGAAAGGCTTCCAAGGGCAAGAATGGCGACTTTGAACTCCACCATTACGCCGGAGTA GTACCATATAACCTCAAGGGATGGTTGGACAAAAACAAGGATCCCATCAACGAAACTGTAGTAGCATTGTTGCAACAATCAAAGGAGCACTTAGTCCAGACCCTCTTTGCAGCAGAAACACCCGCTGAAGGAGCTGGTGGAcccaagaagaagaagaagtccTCTGCTTTCCAAACCATCTCCGCCGTACACAGG gAATCTTTGAACAAATTGATGAAGAACTTGTACGCCACCCATCCTCATTTCGTCAGATGTATCATTCCAAACGAACTGAAACAGCCAG GTCTTATTGATGCTTCTTTGGTATTGAACCAGCTTCAGTGTAACGGTGTACTCGAAGGAATCCGTATTTGCCGTAAAGGATTCCCAAGTAGAATAATATATGCTGAATTCAAACAAAGATACTCCATTCTCGCTGCAAGTGCTGTTCCACAGGGATTTGTTGACGGCAAAGTTGTCACAGAAAAAGTACTGTTGGCTTTGCAGCTTGATCCAGCAGAATACAAACTAGGAGGAACTAAGGTCTTCTTCAAAGCCGGTGTTCTTGGAAACCTAGAAGGCATGCGTGATGAGCGTCTAGGTGCTATCATTTCCATGATGCAAGCTCATGTCAGAGCCTTTTTGATCAGGAAGGCCTACAAGAAACTTCAGGATCAGAG aGTTGGTCTGTCTGTCATCCAGCGTAACATCAGAAAATGGTTATTGCTCCGCAACTGGACATGGTGGAAGATGTATGCCAAGGTCAAACCTATGTTAAACATTGCCCGTGAGGAGGAAGAAATGCAGAAGAAACTCGAAGAGATGAACAAAATGTCAGAGGATCTAGCCAAGGTTGAAAAGATTAagaaagaacttgaaatgaagaaCGTTGAATTGTTGGAACAGAAGAATGAAGCGTACTTACAATTGCAATCTGAGCAAGACAATGTCATCGACCTTGAACAAAGAGTAGAACAACTTATCCAACAGAAGGCTGAATTCGAATCACAAATGAAAGAGATGGACGAACGTCTGCTTGATGAGGAAGATGCTGCTGCTGAGCTGGAAGGTTTGAAGAAGAAAATGGAAGGTGAAAATTCCGAGCTGAAGAGAGACATCGAAGATCTCGAAACATCCCTAACCAAG GCTGAACAAGATAATACTCACAAGGAAAGCCAAATCAAGACTCTCCAAGGTGAAATGGCACAACAAGACGAAAAAATTGGCAAAATGAACAAAGAAAAGAAACACTTGGAAGAGGTTAACAAAAAGACAATGGAAGATCTCCAAAAGGAAGAAGACAAAGTCAATCATCTTACAAAACTGAAATCAAAACTTGAACAGACTCTTGACGAGTTCGAAGATAACTTAGAGAGAGAAAAGAAAATCAGAGGCGATGTTGAGAAATCCAAGCGTAAGGTTGAACAGGACTTAAAGGCAACACAAGAAGTCGTAGACGAACTTGAAGGTGTCAAGAGAGAATTGGAAGAGGCCAATAGGAG gaAGGATGGCGAGATCAACAGTTTAAATTCTAGAATCGAGGACTGTGAAGGGGTTAATGCTCAACAGAACAGGAAAATAAAGGATCTACAACAAATTATTGAGGAATTGGAAGAAGAATTGGACGCCGAGAGAGCTGCAAGAGCTAAG gTTGAGAAACAACGTTCTGAACTGTCTAGGGAATTGGACGAGCTTAGTTCCCAACTGGAAGAACAAGGCGGTGCTACGCAGGCCCAAGTTGATCTCAACAAGAAACGTGAACAAGAATTGATCAGACTCCGCCGTGAAATGGAGGAAATGACTCTCCAAAATGAGTCTCAAATTGCTCAGTTTAGAAAGAAACAACAAGAATCTGCCAACGAGATGGCTGACCAAATCGATCAATTGAACAAACTGAAATCAAGATTAGAAAAGGAGAAAAAAGACCTTAAACGCGAACTCGACGACCTCCAAAGTCAAGTTTCTCATTCCATGAAAAATAGGGGCGTGTCAGACAAGGTTTCCAAACAGATGGAATCCCAAATCTTTGAAATGAACAGCAGAGTTGAAGAAACCCAGAGAAccattattgaaatcaatacacaaaaatcCAGACTTCAGAGTGAGGTTTCCGAAGTCAATCGACAACTGGAAGATGCTGAGCATGTCATTGGCACTTTGACCAAGGACAAAACTTCCCTTACCTCCACACTGGAAGAAACCAGACGTTCACTTGAAGATGAAACAAGG atacgCCAGAAATTCCAGAGTGAGATTAGAAACTTGAGTGCTGATAATGATGCAGTACGCGAAGCATTTGAAGAAGAACAGGAGGCAAAGACTGATCTCCAACGTCAACTCTCGAGAGCAAAGAACGAAACACAACAATGGAGATCTAAATACGAGAGTGAAGGTGCCAACAAAACAGACGAGTTAGAAGATGCAAA ACGCAAACTTGCTGCAAGATTGGCAGAGGCTGAACAGGCAGCTGAGGTGGCTAATGCTAAAGCAAGTGGATTAGAGAAGGCTAAAAACAGGCTGCAAGGAGAACTTGACGACCTCCTTATTGAGCTTGAACGT TCAAATGTTAGCTCCAGTACTGTAGAAAAGAAGCAAAGACAGTTTGACAGGACTATCCAAGAATGGACCGTTAAAGTTAAAGAACTCCAGATCGAGGTTGACACTGCTCATAACGAGGCCCGTAGTTACTCTGCTGAACTCTTTAGAATGAAAGCTCAGTATGAAGAGTCCCACGACACTATTGAGTCTCtcagaagagaaaacaaaaatcttgcTG ATGAAATCCGTGAGGTATCTGACCAACTTACCGATGGTGGCCGAAGCTCCCACGAGATAGAAAAGGCAAAGAGACGTCTTGAGATGGAGAAGGAAGAACTCCAAGCTGCTTTGGAAGAAGCAGAGTCCTCTTTGGAACAGGAGGAGGCTAAGGTCATGCGTGTTCAACTGGAAATTTCTACTGTCCGAAATGACATTGATCGAAGAATCCAAGAGAAAGAGGAAGAATTTGAAAATACTCG ACGCAATCACCAGAGAGCTCTTGAATCCATGCAAATCAGTTTGGAGGCAGAGGCTAAGGGCAAAGCTGAGTCCCACAGGATCAGAAAGAAGCTTGAACAAGACATCAACGAACTCGAGATGGCACTTGATACAGCAACCAGAGCTAAGGCTGAGGTTGAAAAGAACATGAAGAGATATATCCTTCAAATTCAAGAACTCCACATCAAGATTGAATCAGAAACTCGTGTACGTGATGAGTCACGTGAATCTTACGTTCTGACTGAGAGACGTTGCAACGTCCTTATCAGCGAAATCGATGAGGTCAGATCAGCTCTTGAACAGTCTGAGAGAGCAAGGAAGGTTGCTGAAGGTGAACTCTATGAAGCACAAGATCGCATCAATGAATTGGCCGCTCAAGTCAGTTCAGCACAGGCTCAGAAGAGAAAGGTCGAGGGAGATATGCAAGCCATGTCT GCTGATCTTGATGAACTTCAAAGCGAGATCAAGGCTGCTGATGACCGTGCTAAGAGAGCCCTTATGGATACCGCAAGAATTGCTGATGAACTCAGATCTGAACAGGAACACAGTGCTCAGGTCGAGAAAATCAGGAAATCTTTGGAAATTACCATCAAGGAATTACATATCCGTGTCGACGAATCAGAATCAAGCGGTGTAAAAGGAGGCAAAAAAGTCATCGCCAAGTTGGAACAGAGA GTCCGGGATCTGGAGAGTGAATTGGACAATGAACAACGTCGCCATGCTGAAACACAGAAAAATATGCGCAAGGCTGACCGCAGAATGAAAGAACTGGCATTCCAATGTGATGAAGATCGCAAGATGCAAGAAAGACTTCAAGATATGATGGACAAACTGCAATGCAAAGTCAAGACATACAAACGTCAAGTCGAGGAAGCT gAAGAAATTGCTGCAATTAATCTGTCTAAATACCGCAAAGCCCAAAGCGAGGTTGAAGATGCAGAAGAACGTGCAGAGAGTTCAGAAGCATCCCTGAACAAACTTCGTTCCAAAAGCCGTAGCTCAGTTTCCAGTTCTAGAACAATAAAAAGTGTATCTATTAGCAGAATGAGTCCATCA AAGTAA